One stretch of Rhipicephalus sanguineus isolate Rsan-2018 chromosome 10, BIME_Rsan_1.4, whole genome shotgun sequence DNA includes these proteins:
- the LOC119406738 gene encoding uncharacterized protein LOC119406738: protein MADNMTMRGSTTDVPAPEIRRRRLLRVITTWMAMRAKHRSEERLLRLALEEQEAFTRACEDAMCANLFTMAAIAIELLHPIQRERWAFQRNERWFEGTLPHLGDAHFRQSLRVTPATFNYLVNVLTPVLERADTNMRPAVSVAKRIAIGLYRLRSTAEDATIAHLFGVGRSTVNVICREFFAAVIKTLEGQWLRMIRRAEMGEHIRKFHRVSGFPQAIGALDGCHIPVSPPEEHATDYFNYKGWYSMILLALVDHQYRFRYINVGSPGRCHDAFVYGRSDFCKLVESDFFKTPVSVIEGTTVAPIILCDQAFPLTANLQKPFANAVTGSRERMFNYQLSRTRRIVENAFGRLKARFRYTSKRMECKIKTAKQAIRAACVLHNICETLKDPVEYQWEQELHDFNTQYPQPAHSTDVSSGDGERVREALANYFFRQAQQQ from the exons ATGGCCGACAACATGACGATGAGAGGAAGCACGACCGACGTTCCGGCTCCCGAAATACGACGGCGTCGGCTACTGCGCGTAATCACCACCTGGATGGCCATGCGAGCCAAACACCGCAGCGAGGAAAGACTTCTGCGCCTTGCGCTTGAAGAGCAAGAAGCTTTCACTCGAGCGTGCGAGGACGCGATGTGCGCCAACTTGTTCACGATGGCGGCTATTGCGATTGAGCTGCTGCATCCCATTCAGAGAGAGCGCTGGGCCTTTCAGCGCAACGAAAGGTGGTTTGAAGGCACGCTGCCGCACTTGGGCGATGCGCACTTCAGGCAGTCATTACGTGTGACGCCTGCAACATTCAACTACCTTGTGAATGTTCTGACACCTGTGCTAGAACGAGCAGACACGAACATGCGGCCGGCTGTGTCAGTGGCGAAGAGAATAGCCATCGGACTGTACCGGCTACGTTCGACGGCGGAAGACGCCACCATTGCACATTTGTTTGGAGTCGGTCGGTCGACAGTGAATGTAATATGCCGAGAATTTTTCGCGGCAGTTATCAAAACACTTGAGGGCCAGTGGCTTCGGATGATCCGCCGTGCTGAAATGGGGGAGCACATAAGGAAGTTCCACAGAGTCAGTGGCTTTCCGCAGGCAATCGGTGCTTTGGATGGTTGTCACATCCCGGTATCTCCACCAGAGGAGCATGCAACTGACTACTTCAATTACAAGGGATG GTACAGCATGATACTCTTGGCACTCGTTGACCATCAGTACCGATTCAGGTATATCAACGTGGGAAGCCCGGGCAGGTGTCACGATGCTTTTGTGTACGGTCGTTCAGATTTTTGCAAGCTGGTGGAGAGCGACTTTTTCAAAACTCCCGTCTCCGTCATTGAGGGAACTACAGTAGCACCAATAATACTGTGTGACCAAGCGTTCCCTCTAACGGCAAACCTTCAGAAGCCGTTCGCAAACGCAGTTACAGGAAGCCGTGAAAGGATGTTCAACTACCAGCTCTCAAGAACCAGGAGAATAGTAGAGAATGCCTTCGGGAGGCTGAAGGCTCGCTTCAGATACACTTCCAAGAGAATGGAGTGCAAGATCAAGACAGCCAAACAGGCCATCAGAGCTGCATGTGTGCTGCACAACATCTGCGAGACACTCAAAGACCCAGTTGAATACCAATGGGAGCAGGAGCTGCATGACTTCAACACGCAGTATCCTCAGCCAGCCCACAGCACTGATGTGTCCAGTGGTGATGGTGAACGTGTGAGGGAGGCACTCGCAAACTATTTCTTTAGACAAGCTCAGCAGCAATAG